Proteins encoded in a region of the Sander vitreus isolate 19-12246 unplaced genomic scaffold, sanVit1 ctg385_0, whole genome shotgun sequence genome:
- the LOC144513939 gene encoding clarin-1-like, which produces SAVFPDLQSAIPVGLHVTVVFFCGVVILFSIVATGFFFFNAFGRPYETLQGPLGLYLWSAICCVSSCLVMILFASEVKLHHLSRRIANFNEENFVFQTHSERYGRCYWLFLLVFLLHALNVLLIRLAGTHFPFQGEKGAELSGGAADLMY; this is translated from the exons tctgcagTCTTCCCAGACCTGCAGAGCGCCATCCCAGTGGGCCTCCACGTGACTGTGGTCTTCTTCTGTGGTGTGGTGATCCTCTTCTCCATCGTGGCCAccggcttcttcttcttcaacgCGTTTGGACGTCCGTACGAGACGCTGCAAGGCCCCCTGGGACTTTACCTCTGGAGCGCCATCTGCT GTGTGAGCAGCTGTCTGGTGATGATCCTGTTTGCCTCAGAGGTGAAGCTTCACCATCTTTCCCGCCGGATTGCAAACTTCAACGAGGAGAACTTTGTTTTCCAGACGCACAGCGAACGCTACGGCCGCTGCTATTGGCTGTTCCTCCTCGTGTTCCTCCTGCACGCGCTCAACGTGCTGCTGATCCGCCTGGCGGGAACGCACTTCCCCTTCCAGGGGGAGAAAGGGGCGGAGCTTAGCGGCGGAGCTGCTGACCTCATGTACTGA